In Nanoarchaeota archaeon, the sequence GCACATTATAAGGCAGGCGCTAAAACACAAATACGAAGTCACTGCATTTGCAAGAAACCCGAAAGCAATAACACTGCGCCATGAGCGGCTAAAAATTGCAGCCGGAAATGTTTTCAGCCTGCCTTCGATAGAATCTGCTGTCAAAGGGCATCAAGTAGTCATTTGCGCGCTTGGGACTAACAGCAAATATCCGACAAGAATGCTCTCGGAAGGGACTGCAAATATCATCAAAGCGATGGAAAAATGCCGCGTAAAGCGGCTTGTATGCCTAACATCGCTTGGCGCGCTCGGCACTGACGGCAGCCACACCCTTAGAAAAATCATGATCCCTCTGTTTTACAGGCATGTTTTTACGGACAAAAAAAGGCAGCTTGAGGAAATAATGAATAGCGGCCTTGACTGGATTGTTGTGCGCGCAGTAAAAATGACTAACGGCCCGCGCACAAAGCATTATCATGCGGCGCTTGTGCGTCCGATAAAAAATAGTGTTTCGCGCGCAAATGTTGCCGCATTTGTTTTAAAACAGGTTGCGCACGATAAATTCCTGCGCGAGATGCCAATTGTGTCTGATTAATCAATTAAACCCAAACCACGGCTTTATCGAACAATTATTGATGCTTTCATGCCCAACTGCACCCCACAATAATATAGCCGCGTGTTTCGGCATGAATGCGCCATAAAAAAATCATTCTGAGACAGGAATAATTTTTCCTTTCAGTTTCGCTTCAGCGCCCTGATTCATCATCTCGACGACATTATTTACAACGCCTTGAACACTTGCTTTCAGCTTTTCGTCGCTCCTGAAAAAATCCGCATCGGTCTCTGAGTTATGCTCTGCGCCATGCGTCTTGTACGCAAACCCGAAAGGCGCGAATATGTATCCCATCTGCTGGAAATACAGAAAAATATCCAGCATTGTTTTAACTGCGCCGTCTTCATGGCCGTTGATTAAAACCCCAAAAACTTTCCCTGTGGCCGGCGCTTCTTTCTTCAAGAGAACCATATTCTGTATGCTCGTAAGCCTGTCCAGAAAGTCTTTAAGGCGCGCAGACATGCTGTTCCAGTTTATGGGGGATGCAATTATCACTGCTTTTGCGTCCAGAATCATTTCGTGGAGCGCAGGCATATCGTCCAGCTGGTTTCTGCACGGGTAAGTGCATGCAGAATCCCTTATACTGTAGCAGCACCAGCAGTGCTTTATTCGCAGTTCGTTCAGGTCGAATCTTCTGTAGCTCACATTTCTTTTTCTGAGCGCATTCTCTGCTATGCTTGCCATTATGTCTGTATTGTGCCCTCTGTGAGCGCTTCCGTTTATGACGAGGACGTCAAACTTTTTGCCATCATATTTCAATCTTTGCTCTCCGCCATATTCGCGAAACTCTTTTCCCGAACCGCTGCACTGCGGACATTCTTCAGGCGGTGCCGGACCATTGTGATTATATCCGCATACGCTGCATTTCCAATTACGCAAAGTTTTTGATTCCATAAATTATCCATTTCATTTTTTTCCTGCCTGCTCTGCGCCCGAGCCGCGCGTGCAATAATAAACCCATCTTAAATGCAGCTTATCCTGGACCGGGCATGCAGGACAGATACATCCGTTTTCCGCTTTGATATTTTGCTTTTCCCTTTTAGGCAAAAAGTAAGCATTTTATCGCCAGTCCCTGCATATGACGGGCATTTTGCGCAAATACACGTCTTGTCAACATCATTTACTATCTCATCGCGCCCTTCCGGCGAAATGTTTTTCATCGCCAGTATTGCTTCTTCAACTGTTTTTGGACCACTTTCTTGATTCATAAATAACACCTTTGAAATTGCGCGCCCAACACGCAACCATTTACGCGCGCGTTTGACCTGTTGATGATTGAGAAGCGAACGATATATACTACTGTTTAGAAAAGCGCGCGCATCGACGGATAACGATGTATGGCTTGTGCGTTCTCTTAGGAGTTTGAAACAGTTCGTTAATTAATTTTGCGTTTTAAACGTTTTACGTTTTCCGGCTGCTCCAGAAAATTCTCCGGTGTAGAAACGCTTCTTCCTGTTTCGATTTCTAATTTCTTTTTTGCATCTCCGGCAATTGTTCCGCCTTTGTTTGCAGCTTCTTTGTTTTCATCGAAACCTCGAGCGTCTTTTGCCCTTGCGATTTCGGTTGTTGCGCGCTCGCCAAGCATAGAGAAAATGAGTTCCAAATCATTCATGTGATCGCGCAGATTTTCTTTTTTCAAGCCCTTGAAATCTTTATATTCTGTCGGAGTTAATCCGAACGTTGCTTTTGAAATCTCGGCGGTCAAAATCGCGTATTCCCGGTCTGCTTTAACTCCGCGTTTTTCCCATTCATTTGTAAGTTCATCCCTTATGGCGATTCCGCGCACTCGTTTTTCAATCCAGTCTTCTGAATAGCCCTTTGCCGCGTATATTTCGCGCATCCGTTTCATTGCGATTTCGGGATTTTCTATTTCCTGGACGCGCTCGTAGCCGACCTTTGCGAGCCATTGCTTGAAGGGCTCTGCACGAAGTGATGGAATTGCTTGAATGAGGCGAAACGCGTTTTGAGTATTGACACAATCAGTAGTATAATATTTACCGTCGGAGGATTGCATTTTCAGTTGGTTACAAATTGTAACCAACTGAGGCTCCCGATGCTTTAAAACCTTCCAATAATTGTTCGGATTAGCACTTTCTGTCAAACTGGCTACAATATCCACAACCGAGAAAAACCACTCGTTTTTGTGCCATATC encodes:
- a CDS encoding SDR family oxidoreductase, which codes for MKLLIFGATGKCGQHIIRQALKHKYEVTAFARNPKAITLRHERLKIAAGNVFSLPSIESAVKGHQVVICALGTNSKYPTRMLSEGTANIIKAMEKCRVKRLVCLTSLGALGTDGSHTLRKIMIPLFYRHVFTDKKRQLEEIMNSGLDWIVVRAVKMTNGPRTKHYHAALVRPIKNSVSRANVAAFVLKQVAHDKFLREMPIVSD
- a CDS encoding NAD(P)H-dependent oxidoreductase; this encodes MESKTLRNWKCSVCGYNHNGPAPPEECPQCSGSGKEFREYGGEQRLKYDGKKFDVLVINGSAHRGHNTDIMASIAENALRKRNVSYRRFDLNELRIKHCWCCYSIRDSACTYPCRNQLDDMPALHEMILDAKAVIIASPINWNSMSARLKDFLDRLTSIQNMVLLKKEAPATGKVFGVLINGHEDGAVKTMLDIFLYFQQMGYIFAPFGFAYKTHGAEHNSETDADFFRSDEKLKASVQGVVNNVVEMMNQGAEAKLKGKIIPVSE
- a CDS encoding Bro-N domain-containing protein, with translation MTGHFATENALVVFQGKQIRRIWHKNEWFFSVVDIVASLTESANPNNYWKVLKHREPQLVTICNQLKMQSSDGKYYTTDCVNTQNAFRLIQAIPSLRAEPFKQWLAKVGYERVQEIENPEIAMKRMREIYAAKGYSEDWIEKRVRGIAIRDELTNEWEKRGVKADREYAILTAEISKATFGLTPTEYKDFKGLKKENLRDHMNDLELIFSMLGERATTEIARAKDARGFDENKEAANKGGTIAGDAKKKLEIETGRSVSTPENFLEQPENVKRLKRKIN